The Bactrocera dorsalis isolate Fly_Bdor chromosome 2, ASM2337382v1, whole genome shotgun sequence region CCACaagtattagaaaatatttaacactTTAAATGGTAATTCTCAGAGTATACTAAATATAGTGATAAGGTGAAGCGGGTGCGTTCACTTCTTTGAAATTTCCTTTAAAACAACATTTCCAGTCATCGTACAAGTAGCAAAAGTTACTTTTCGAACGAAATCGCACTCATCTTTTTAAGCAAGCTTAGTAATATTCTTTcctaatatataatatgatcTCTTTAGAGATCTACTCCAACCAGTACTTGGTAATATCAAGAGctcatacaatatattttacaagAAAAAGGCCATAAGTTAAAAATTACCATTCACAGATGAAGATTTTACAtattaattgcaataaattatgtttataaataaataatgcaatgATTTAGTGCAAATGACTCCACAGGTATTAACATGTCGTAAATAGACAACCGTGAGAGTGTAACCAAACCTTGGACAAAAGGTCAACTTAAATTGACACTCATATTTCTAATACTCTTGTATCTACAGTCAGTTGAAGTTATCGAAATAATCACTAGACCCATATTAGTGGTTTACTTTCTTCGAAAAGATGAAAACCCAAAAACAGCCGTCGGACATGTACTATAAACTACTTTCGGTTATACGTTTTTGTTCTCGAACCATCGGTGTAGATATTACCGCCGAGGAttacaaaatcaattcaaacaCATATATCGTTATTGGCGCAATAATCGCTTATTACTTCTGTGCGATAAATATGATTGCAAGATATATTCGGACAGATTTGACGGTGCTGCTTGATGTCTTTTCACCGGTGAGCTGCACCACACAAGGAGCGGTTAAATTGATGTCAGCACTTTTGTATCCGAAATTGTATCGAAAATTAGCTATGGACATCGGACAAATTTATGAGAAATATCAACAGATGGGAAGGGAGTATGAACAGAAGTTGCTCGAGTGGAATAAGAGcatgaaaaaaattctatttgcaTGCGCAATAGTTTACTCTATCACAGCCATGCTTATTTTATCCACACCCGTTGTGATGTATATACTTAAGGGCGAACGTCATCTGATATTGCTTTGCGAGGTACCCGGTTTCGCAGCGGACTCATATTATGGTTATTGGGTGAACAATGCCTTCAATTTGTTGTGTGTTATGATAGCCGCTTTCGGGTTATATGCCGGTGATTTGTATTTACTTCTCTTTTTAACACACTCAATATTCTTTTACGACATATTAGTACTGAAAATAAACGATTTACACAAATTGCTAGAACATGAAGACAAGGAAGACCGTCAAACTAGAATCGTTAAAGATATTGTAGAGTGGCACCAGTTCTATTTGGAGTGAGTATTCATAATATGCTACATAAACTATTAAATCTAAGCATATCTCGTTTATGTCCACCACAGTTTTAATGATACGTGCaatttgcttttcttttggacCATATCCGCGCACATTATATGCACCACGACGGGTATCTTGAGCACACTGCTCATCATCATGCTGAAGGATTGGCCTGGTGCTTATACCTAcctttttgtgtgttttctCTGGCTATATATGTACTGCATACTTGGCACACGTGTtgaaatatgtgtaaatatgttttccATAATGACACATTTATCAATCACAGTGTTTTGAATACTAATATGTTTCTATTATTTGCCATTAGAACGATCAATTTTGTACTGGGGTTTACGATATCAACTGGTATGCCTTAGATGTGCGTAATCAAAATACGATTCGCTTGATGTTAATGCAGTCGCAGGCACCACGAAATATAACCATCGCGGGAGTTGAACCGTTATCCGTTAGCACTGCACTCAAGGTGAGTCTAAAGGAAATATTTATAGTGGAATATATTTGgtatgaaatttcatttttacagATAACACGGACAATTTACAGTTTGGTTATGATGGTGCTacgtttgcaaaataaataaaggttttattgaaaatatatgtgcGACAGGAAGAAGAGTATATGGACATTGGATTTATTAGTGCTTACCTAGGTTAACATAAGTGTGATGTCTAGCAAAACATTTCAACGATTAGATTAATTCCTAGTTCCAGGTCAacacagaaaaaataaataaagagtcATAATTACTTTGGTATAAAGTTCTTCAAGTTACTTTGTTATAACAAACGTTGTCAAAATCTTCCCTTAAAGtgaattattattctttttttaaacaaaatagtGAATAACAAGTGGTTCAGGGAGGATGTAATCGAAGTATTAGTAGTTAGTTGAGTTAGTATCTTCTGATGTTTCAGAtagcaattttttgaaatatctaaGCTGAACCCTAAAGAAATGTACAGCAAATGTTTTTACAAATGAGATCCGATTGTTACCATTCTTTTCATACAGGTCATATTTAACTCAGAGAATATGGAGGAAATTAAACttaataaaggaaaaaaaatccCACTCCTATCTATGAGATCTTTGGGAAACATTTGGTCTATCGCGCATCAACACAAAATGGTATACCAAAGGTGTACTTAATGAACGTCGCACTAGACAATATTATACTTGCGCGTTATACTTGTTTGTACAATAGTTCGGTTAAGGGTAGGTTTCCTAGCTAATCCTCAAGACAGCATATGCGTGTCAAGCCTAAgcgctttatttttattcatatgtacataccaagaAGGCAGTGTTGAGATGTTTCCATCTCTCATTCTATCAAAGAGCATTGAACACCGATAAGGTAATGCTGAAAGAGCTGGTGCTTGTCGGGCTCTCGTCACACCCATATTATCAGTAATAGAACGCATGAAGATTTTACTGATGGCTGAGGTGGACCTAATGGAGTACAGTCATACTTCTGGGAAGCAGTTACAGTCGTATTGCATCCTCCCCGCGCACCCTGTAAACGTGTCACGTCACGTCTAAAAGAGAGGAAGCTTCAGCGCAGCCACTCCGACATATTAGGTTTAAGGGTTGGATGAAGTCTAATTGCAGCCTCTGTTCACCAGAGGTGCGGCTcgttatataaatgtgtataaaacttTACACTACTCGCTCAGCAAGATTATGTGCTGTGTTTGGAACCTGCCACTTAGAAACCAcaaccaatgaaaaagaaacagcAGTCTCGGATGAAAGACCCCACTTTTTATGACGACTAAGATGCAAAGGCATTCACATGTAATGTCCGGTCCCTAATTTGGGAAGTTGCCGGTGCCCACCTTGTTGATGCCCTCGTAAAAGTAAAGACTGACAataccgccgtccaagaaatgcgatggacgagacAATGACTGAGACGAGACCTTGTGACATTTATTACAAcggccatataaaagagcgctAATTCGGTATGGCATTCGTGAGGAGAGAAAGACTAAGTCGTCGGGTCCTCGCATTCACTCTGATGGAAGGTAGTAtaaccacaatccgcatcagagctaaatttttcaacataacaGTGATTTGCGCTCACGCCTCGACAGAAGAGAGGGATGATATAATTAAAGATGTCTTTTATGAACAGCTAAAGCGCGCTTATGACAACTGCCcagccacgatgttaaaattgtaattgtcgattttaacgccagggtgggtaaAGAAAGCAACCTTGGTACAAAAGTTGGAATATTCAGCTCCATGACGGAACCTCTCCAATTGTGCTGAAGCTAATCGACTTGTATGGTTGCTAATCGACAATATGGTTGTGTGTAGTTCTAAATTTAacacaagaaaattcatcaagctacttggctgtctctGGAACGAAAAGTTCGTAATCAGATCGATTAAATTGTGATAGATAGACGACACCTCTCTAGTGTCCTTCTCGTACGTACGCTCCGAGaacctaacatcgactcggaccactatcttgcgAAGATACACCCCCATCCCTATAAAGCAAACGTCATCAAAAACACTTCTATAACCCGCTGAACGACAGTATACAAGTAAGTGTAATATCTGGCTTACACACCCGTAAGCTGACTTTGAGCAACACCAGGAGCTCCGTCAGACTCGGAAACAACTTCTCCGACGCTGGGTAGGTCATGTTGTCGGGAGGGAAGAGAGCACTTCAGCCTTGAAGGAATTTTATTCCGATGGAAGCAGAGTAAGAGGAAGACCtgcactccgttggagagatcaggtgaagaaggatctagctgcacttggtatctcaaATTAACGCCAAATAGCGAAGAGAACAAACAACTGACGCActtttgttaactcggctataaccgcgtaagcgttgtctacgccagtaaagaggaAGAAGTTGAAAAGGTATGTGTACTTTCCAATCCTTCAGCTTTGCTCAGGTGGCCTGGCACCTACACTAGCCTTATCAAGAAGTAAAATTTTCCAATGAAAGTATGTTTAAGATTAAGTATTTCTTAAGTAGGTTCGATCTCATGGTTAAAGAACTTAAGGATAGAAACACCTATTGATGCTTATTTATCGTCTATAGTTTCCTTTAACAATCTTCTTCCCACCCATATTCTCCCAACAGGTACGGCGATAGAGAAAAATCGGTAATCGTTCAAGTATAAGCTATGGATACTAAGGTGACGCCTCCGGCGTAGTTaccttgtatttaaaaaaaaggttaaTTTATAGCTCGCTACACTTCTGAATTGGGtgaaactatacatatttaattcacTTAatgatatatgcatatgtttgtgtatgatTCAGCTTCTGGCAAGCCATTTGTGGTTGTCATATACATTCATTTACAAATAATACTTTTCTCTGCAATTTTCTTTTAACATCACAATTAATAAATATCCTTTGCAATTAATTTTCCACTATGAAGTGTAAATAACTCTATTAATACGTCGTAAATAGACAACCGTGAGAGCGTGCCCTTACTGGGCCACACCTTAGACAAAAGTTCAACTTAAATTAACACTCAGGCTTCTAATACTCTTGTATCTAGAGTCAGTTAAAGGTATCGAAATAATCACTagacttatatatatacatatattagcagTTTACTTTCTTCGAAAAGATGAAAACCCAAAAACAACCGTCGGACATGTACTATAAACTACTTTCGGTTATACGTTTTTGTTCTCGAATTATCGGTGTAGATATTACCGCCGAGGattacaaaatcaatttaaacacATATTTCGTTATTGCCGCAATTGTCGGTTATTACCTCTGTTCGATATATATGATTGGAAAATATGTTCTGACAGATTGGACGGTGTTGCTTGATGTCTTCTCACCGGTGAGCTGCACCACACAAGGAGTGGTGAAATTGATATCAGGACTTTTGTATCCGAAATTGTATCGAAAATTAGCTCTTGACATCGGACAAATTTATGAGAAATATCAACAGATGGGAAGGGAGTATCAACAGAAGTTGCTCGAATGGAATAAGAGcatgaaaaaaattctatttgcaTGCGCAATAGTTTACTCTATCACAGCCATGCTAATTTTATCCACACCCATTGTCATGTATGTACTTAAGGGCGAATATCATCTGATATTGCTTTGCGAGGTACCCGGTTTCGCAGCGGACTCATATTATGGTTATTATGTGAACAATGCCTTCAGTTTAATATGTGTTATGATTGCCGCTTTCGGGTTATATGCCGGTGATTTGTATTTACTTCTCTTTTTAACACACTCAATATTCTTTTACGACATATTAATactgaaaataaatgatttacaCAAATTGCTAGAAGATCAAGACAAGGAAGACCGTCAAACTAAAATCGTTAAAGATATTGTAGAGTGGCACCAGTTCTATTTGGAGTGAGTATTCATAATATGCCAAATAAATCACTGGGTCTAATCATGTGTCCACCATAGATTCAATGATAAGTGCAATTTGCTCTTCTTTTGGACCATATCCGCGCACATTATATGCACCACGTTGGGTATCT contains the following coding sequences:
- the LOC115065780 gene encoding odorant receptor 67d, whose amino-acid sequence is MKTQKQPSDMYYKLLSVIRFCSRTIGVDITAEDYKINSNTYIVIGAIIAYYFCAINMIARYIRTDLTVLLDVFSPVSCTTQGAVKLMSALLYPKLYRKLAMDIGQIYEKYQQMGREYEQKLLEWNKSMKKILFACAIVYSITAMLILSTPVVMYILKGERHLILLCEVPGFAADSYYGYWVNNAFNLLCVMIAAFGLYAGDLYLLLFLTHSIFFYDILVLKINDLHKLLEHEDKEDRQTRIVKDIVEWHQFYLDFNDTCNLLFFWTISAHIICTTTGILSTLLIIMLKDWPGAYTYLFVCFLWLYMYCILGTRVEICNDQFCTGVYDINWYALDVRNQNTIRLMLMQSQAPRNITIAGVEPLSVSTALKITRTIYSLVMMVLRLQNK
- the LOC125775317 gene encoding odorant receptor 67d-like isoform X7, which produces MKTQKQPSDMYYKLLSVIRFCSRIIGVDITAEDYKINLNTYFVIAAIVGYYLCSIYMIGKYVLTDWTVLLDVFSPVSCTTQGVVKLISGLLYPKLYRKLALDIGQIYEKYQQMGREYQQKLLEWNKSMKKILFACAIVYSITAMLILSTPIVMYVLKGEYHLILLCEVPGFAADSYYGYYVNNAFSLICVMIAAFGLYAGDLYLLLFLTHSIFFYDILILKINDLHKLLEDQDKEDRQTKIVKDIVEWHQFYLEFNDKCNLLFFWTISAHIICTTLGILSTLLIIMLKDWPGAYTYLFVCFLWLYMYCILGTRVEICNDQFCTGVYDINWYALDVRNQNTIRLMLMQSQAPRNITIAGVEPLSVSTALKITRTIYSLVMMVLRFQNK
- the LOC125775317 gene encoding odorant receptor 67d-like isoform X5, whose product is MKTQKQPSDMYYKLLSVIRFCSRIIGVDITAEDYKINLNTYFVIAAIVGYYLCSIYMIGKYVLTDWTVLLDVFSPVSCTTQGVVKLISGLLYPKLYRKLALDIGQIYEKYQQMGREYQQKLLEWNKSMKKILFACAIVYSITAMLILSTPIVMYVLKGEYHLILLCEVPGFAADSYYGYYVNNAFSLICVMIAAFGLYAGDLYLLLFLTHSIFFYDILILKINDLHKLLEDQDKEDRQTKIVKDIVEWHQFYLDFNDTCNLLFFWTISAHIICTTTGILSTLLIIMLKDWPGAYTYLFVCFLWLYMYCILGTRVEICNDQFCTGVYDINWYALDVRNQNTIRLMLMQSQAPRNITIAGVEPLSVSTALKITRTIYSLVMMVLRFQNK
- the LOC125775317 gene encoding odorant receptor 67d-like isoform X3, which produces MKTQKQPSDMYYKLLSVIRFCSRIIGVDITAEDYKINLNTYFVIAAIVGYYLCSIYMIGKYVLTDWTVLLDVFSPVSCTTQGVVKLISGLLYPKLYRKLALDIGQIYEKYQQMGREYQQKLLEWNKSMKKILFACAIVYSITAMLILSTPIVMYVLKGEYHLILLCEVPGFAADSYYGYYVNNAFSLICVMIAAFGLYAGDLYLLLFLTHSIFFYDILILKINDLHKLLEDQDKEDRQTKIVKDIVEWHQFYLEFNDKCNLLFFWTISAHIICTTLGILSTLLIIMLKDWPGAYTYLFVCFLWLYMYCILGTRVEICNDQFCTGVYDINWYALDVRNQNTIRLMLMQSQAPRNITIAGVEPLSVSTALKITRTIYSLVMMVLRFQNK
- the LOC125775317 gene encoding odorant receptor 67d-like isoform X4, with translation MKTQKQPSDMYYKLLSVIRFCSRIIGVDITAEDYKINLNTYFVIAAIVGYYLCSIYMIGKYVLTDWTVLLDVFSPVSCTTQGVVKLISGLLYPKLYRKLALDIGQIYEKYQQMGREYQQKLLEWNKSMKKILFACAIVYSITAMLILSTPIVMYVLKGEYHLILLCEVPGFAADSYYGYYVNNAFSLICVMIAAFGLYAGDLYLLLFLTHSIFFYDILILKINDLHKLLEDQDKEDRQTKIVKDIVEWHQFYLDFNDTCNLLFFWTISAHIICTTTGILSTLLIIMLKDWPGAYTYLFVCFLWLYMYCILGTRVEICNDQFCTGVYDINWYALDVRNQNTIRLMLMQSQAPRNITIAGVEPLSVSTALKITRTIYSLVMMVLRLQNK